One genomic region from Kineobactrum salinum encodes:
- a CDS encoding PP2C family protein-serine/threonine phosphatase, whose amino-acid sequence MMDSNGYVLVIDDNASRAAALAETIAEAGYHTEVIGDVTQAYHSLQNNSELDVILCELDLDDVSWIEARHALRDLNLQIPAIIISDKAEVDKMMTALRLGASDFFVRPIEDREALLKSIERCVRQRQLRRELQESRQRLELANTELRGTIKMLEQDQQAGRQVQLRMLPASPMLLDRYVFSHTVIPSLYLSGDFTDYFTVGGRHVTFFMADVSGHGSSSAFTTVLLKNLFARKRSDFLRRDDATIMSPVAMLKRANKELLDLAVGKYATMVVGLLDTVDNTLRYSVAGHLPQPVLVSAEGARYLRGEGSAVGIMEDVVYEEHLIDLPERFMLALFSDGILEILPPQNLIEKERYFLNVFEESADSPEQLVTRLGLDHVETAPDDIAALFISKRD is encoded by the coding sequence ATGATGGATTCCAACGGCTATGTGCTGGTCATCGACGATAACGCCTCCCGCGCGGCGGCGTTGGCAGAGACAATCGCCGAGGCCGGCTACCACACTGAAGTGATCGGCGACGTCACTCAGGCCTACCATTCGCTGCAGAACAACAGCGAGCTGGACGTTATTCTCTGCGAACTGGATCTGGATGATGTGTCCTGGATAGAGGCCCGCCACGCACTGCGAGACCTCAATTTGCAGATCCCCGCCATCATCATCAGCGACAAGGCGGAAGTGGACAAAATGATGACCGCGCTGCGTCTGGGCGCCAGTGACTTTTTCGTGCGGCCGATCGAGGATCGCGAGGCACTGCTGAAATCGATCGAACGCTGCGTGCGGCAACGCCAGCTGCGGCGGGAACTGCAGGAATCCCGCCAGCGTCTGGAACTGGCGAACACAGAATTGCGTGGCACAATCAAGATGCTGGAACAGGACCAGCAGGCCGGACGGCAGGTCCAGTTGCGGATGCTGCCGGCCAGCCCCATGCTGCTGGACCGATATGTGTTCAGCCACACCGTGATTCCCTCACTGTATCTGAGCGGTGACTTTACTGACTACTTCACCGTGGGCGGACGCCATGTGACCTTTTTCATGGCCGACGTATCCGGTCACGGCAGCTCCTCGGCCTTTACCACGGTATTGCTGAAAAACCTGTTTGCACGCAAGCGCTCGGATTTTCTGCGGCGGGACGATGCCACCATTATGAGTCCGGTGGCAATGTTGAAACGGGCCAACAAGGAATTGCTGGATCTGGCCGTGGGCAAGTATGCCACCATGGTTGTGGGCCTGCTGGATACAGTGGATAACACTCTGCGCTACAGTGTGGCCGGTCATCTGCCCCAGCCGGTGCTGGTATCGGCCGAGGGCGCCCGTTACCTGCGCGGCGAGGGCTCCGCGGTAGGGATCATGGAGGACGTGGTCTACGAGGAGCACCTGATTGATCTGCCCGAGCGCTTCATGCTCGCGCTGTTCTCGGATGGCATTCTGGAGATTCTGCCGCCGCAGAACCTGATCGAGAAGGAGAGATACTTTCTGAACGTATTTGAGGAGTCCGCCGATTCACCGGAACAGCTGGTCACCCGACTCGGACTGGATCATGTCGAAACCGCCCCCGACGATATTGCTGCGCTGTTCATCAGCAAGCGGGATTGA
- a CDS encoding MlaA family lipoprotein gives MTHWRSLLLLFGVLATAPAYAQEDSGTDPFEAINRPIFEFNDRLDRYVLKPTAKGYQFVMPDVAEQGVTNVFANLRDANAAVNALLQGRPGGLARAGGRFLLNSTIGMLGLFDVATPMGVERYRTDFGHTLAIWGLPQGPYLVVPVLGSRTVRSGTGSVFDSFTSVEVNVDDAATRNTLLALDIVNTRARLLRSEDLISGDRYIFIRDAYLQRRRALVSDGEVDDSFSDFGEDDWDEDF, from the coding sequence ATGACCCACTGGCGTTCCCTTCTGTTACTGTTTGGTGTCCTCGCGACAGCGCCCGCTTACGCTCAGGAGGATTCCGGAACAGATCCCTTTGAGGCGATCAACCGGCCGATTTTCGAGTTCAATGACCGGCTGGACCGCTACGTGCTGAAGCCTACCGCAAAGGGCTATCAGTTCGTGATGCCGGACGTCGCCGAGCAGGGAGTCACCAACGTATTTGCCAACCTGCGTGACGCCAACGCAGCGGTGAATGCTCTGTTGCAGGGGCGGCCAGGGGGGCTGGCCAGGGCTGGTGGGCGTTTTCTGTTGAATTCCACGATTGGCATGCTGGGCTTGTTTGATGTCGCGACGCCGATGGGGGTGGAACGCTACCGCACGGACTTTGGCCACACCCTGGCGATCTGGGGCCTGCCCCAGGGGCCTTACCTGGTGGTGCCGGTGCTGGGCTCACGCACGGTGCGCAGCGGTACCGGCTCGGTGTTCGATTCCTTCACATCGGTGGAGGTCAATGTCGATGATGCCGCCACTCGCAACACACTGCTGGCGCTGGATATTGTCAACACCCGGGCCCGCCTGCTGCGGAGCGAGGACCTGATTTCAGGTGACCGCTACATTTTTATCCGCGATGCCTACCTGCAGCGCCGCCGGGCGCTGGTCAGCGACGGCGAAGTCGACGACAGTTTCTCCGATTTTGGTGAGGATGACTGGGACGAAGACTTCTGA
- a CDS encoding HvfC family RiPP maturation protein, translating to MPELRQSQLEMARYLRNPESVPPPANVEARRLKIYRDLVYNNIEGFISNGFPVLRSLYQTSQWHALVREFIDGHRCHTPYFLEISQEFVQFLLQRPRCDAADPPFIAELAHYEWVELALDVAEEQLPPATGADRDPLTGIPRLSPLAWVLSYRYPVHRIGPGFQPAIATEPTFLTVYRDLGETVRFMEINAATARLLELTRDNEVHSGADLLQQLATELDRDPRELNDFGAAQLSDFVQRSVVLYS from the coding sequence GTGCCTGAGCTGCGCCAGAGTCAGCTGGAAATGGCGCGGTATTTACGCAATCCCGAATCCGTGCCGCCGCCTGCCAATGTGGAGGCACGGCGCCTGAAAATATACCGGGACCTGGTGTACAACAATATCGAAGGTTTCATCAGCAACGGCTTTCCGGTGCTGCGCAGTCTCTACCAGACCTCCCAATGGCATGCGCTGGTGCGCGAATTCATTGACGGTCATCGCTGCCACACGCCGTATTTCCTGGAGATCAGCCAGGAGTTTGTGCAGTTTCTGTTGCAGCGTCCGCGATGCGATGCTGCCGATCCACCGTTCATTGCGGAGCTGGCCCATTACGAGTGGGTGGAACTGGCACTGGATGTGGCCGAGGAGCAGTTGCCGCCCGCCACCGGTGCTGACCGCGACCCATTGACCGGTATCCCGCGCCTGTCGCCTCTGGCCTGGGTGTTGTCCTACAGATATCCGGTACATCGGATCGGGCCGGGGTTCCAGCCGGCGATAGCGACGGAACCGACGTTCCTGACGGTCTATCGTGATCTTGGAGAGACTGTACGGTTTATGGAGATCAACGCCGCCACCGCGCGCCTGCTCGAACTGACCCGTGACAACGAGGTCCACAGCGGCGCTGATTTGCTGCAGCAACTGGCCACGGAACTGGACCGGGACCCGCGGGAGCTGAACGACTTTGGTGCCGCACAATTAAGTGATTTTGTCCAGCGCTCAGTAGTTCTGTATTCCTGA
- a CDS encoding HvfB family MNIO-type RiPP peptide maturase gives MPETPSGLQGAGLGLRRALLGPLLAADQGSVDFFEVAPENWIGVGGRYGRQFRELVQRCPLVFHGLSLDIGGPDPVDRELVAAVRDLMREFDVGIYSEHLTYCAAEGHLYDLLPIPFTEEAVAHVVERLRLVQDIIGAPVALENASYYAQPHRELSEAEFIRAVVEASGCELLLDVNNVYVNSINHGYDPREFLRSLPLERVRYIHVAGHFDEAPDLKVDTHGADVIDPVWSLLDDAYELLGPLPTLLERDFNIPPLPQLLQETDRIRAMQGELREAGNWPEQASA, from the coding sequence ATGCCTGAAACACCATCCGGGCTCCAGGGAGCGGGGCTCGGTCTGCGGCGGGCCCTGTTGGGCCCGCTTTTGGCCGCCGACCAGGGATCGGTCGATTTCTTCGAGGTGGCGCCGGAGAACTGGATCGGGGTGGGTGGCCGCTACGGCCGTCAGTTCCGCGAGCTGGTGCAACGCTGCCCGCTGGTATTTCACGGTCTGTCACTGGACATCGGCGGGCCGGACCCGGTTGACCGCGAGCTGGTAGCTGCAGTTCGCGACCTGATGCGGGAGTTCGATGTCGGCATTTACAGTGAGCACCTGACGTACTGCGCCGCAGAAGGACACCTGTACGACCTGCTGCCGATCCCCTTTACCGAAGAGGCTGTCGCCCATGTGGTGGAGCGGCTTCGCCTGGTGCAGGATATTATCGGTGCACCTGTGGCGCTGGAAAATGCCTCCTATTATGCCCAGCCCCATCGCGAACTGAGCGAGGCCGAGTTTATCCGGGCGGTGGTAGAGGCTTCGGGTTGCGAGTTGCTGTTGGATGTCAACAATGTCTACGTCAACAGTATCAACCACGGCTATGACCCGCGCGAATTCCTGCGTTCACTGCCACTGGAGCGGGTACGTTATATCCATGTGGCAGGGCATTTTGACGAAGCTCCGGACCTGAAGGTGGACACTCACGGCGCCGATGTGATCGATCCGGTCTGGTCGTTGTTGGACGATGCCTATGAGCTGCTGGGGCCGCTGCCGACCTTGCTGGAGCGCGATTTCAATATCCCCCCGCTGCCGCAGCTGTTGCAGGAGACGGATCGTATCCGGGCCATGCAGGGCGAACTGCGAGAGGCCGGCAACTGGCCGGAGCAGGCCAGTGCCTGA
- a CDS encoding HvfA family oxazolone/thioamide-modified RiPP metallophore: MAQTKKPLALAFGAAFLASSVAPLAAADNNPFSAAQLSGGYDLANYDKHKEGKCGEGKCGEAKGDKDGEGKCGEGKCGEKDGEKHGEGKCGEGKCGEKKDAEGTCGGA, from the coding sequence ATGGCTCAAACAAAAAAACCTCTGGCTCTCGCTTTTGGCGCAGCCTTTCTCGCAAGCTCGGTTGCCCCCCTGGCTGCCGCCGACAACAATCCTTTTTCCGCTGCGCAGCTGAGCGGTGGTTACGATCTCGCCAACTATGACAAGCACAAGGAAGGCAAGTGTGGCGAAGGCAAGTGTGGTGAAGCAAAAGGCGACAAGGACGGTGAAGGTAAATGCGGCGAGGGTAAGTGCGGCGAGAAGGATGGTGAGAAGCACGGCGAAGGCAAGTGTGGTGAAGGCAAGTGTGGCGAGAAGAAAGACGCCGAGGGCACGTGCGGCGGGGCCTGA
- the hrpA gene encoding ATP-dependent RNA helicase HrpA: MTAIQRDVTDNRSIPDIQFPAELPVVQRREDIARAIDQHQVVIIAGETGSGKTTQIPKICLQLGRGREARIGHTQPRRLAARSVAQRIAQELNTPLGELVGYQVRFNDSVSEASAIKLMTDGILLAEIRRDRLLRQYDTLIIDEAHERSLNIDFLLGYLHQLLPQRPDLKLIITSATIDVHSFSRHFSDAPIIEVSGRSYPVETLYIDPAEDRDLGLQQQIVELVDAIETGQFGARGDVLVFLSGERDIRELAKQLRHNDRLEVLPLYARLSQAEQSRVFDLSRRRGLRVVLATNVAETSVTVPGIRFVIDPGEARISRYSFRTKVQRLPIEAISRASANQRQGRCGRLGPGVCIRLYSEADFLARPEFTDPEILRTSLAAVILQMLQLGLGEVQRFPFINPPDPRMVRDGYKLLEELGAVSARGKLTGTGKQMARLPVDPRLARMVLAGRQFGCLDEILVIAAALAIQDPRERPADKQQQADQMHARFRHPRSDFMAWLALWQYYEEQRQNLSQSQLRKLCQREFLSFLRLREWRDLHAQLRIACRQLGLPAGSGPGATAAEELPYEGIHRALLAGLLSNIAQHLEDRDYLGSRNRKLQIFPGSALGRQRPKWLVAAEIVETSRIFARGVGSIEPAWVLDTNPALLKYHYYEPRWEARKGRAMAWERVTLYGLVVADRRPVHYGPINPVEARELLIREGLIGARLPRHPAFLKHNQRLLRELEDMEARVRRRDLLADEQVLFGFYDERLPANLTTAEQLRTWLATEPAADRELRVPRELLLARDPGAGLEQQFPDRLRWEDVDYRLSYQFEPGQVGDGVSVTVPVGLLNRVPRFRFDWLVPGLLRDKCIQLVKSLPKSKRKQLVPVPDYVDRALAALEPDNIDLYAALAAQLTRLGGVSLQAGDWARDKLDPFYRMNIRVVDANGRLLTQGRDLDALIEAFRSDTRDTIATAAPARSPARQDITGWDLGTLPREWRFRQAGVDIVSWPALVDHGESVAIELSDYPGLAWLQHRLGVLRLLQLQRRQQVKYLRKQLLQGNETSLLLAGAGQQRSQLVDDMIDAAFLQLSGASAVGEASLPYTEAAFNEALQQCEGVVERAGELEGNLLNALRPLAELQPLLARYADPAWAVPLADVKQQLAALWQPGFQRDSPAQWLAQLPRYMKALRLRLERLNGQLERDVGHTEMLQRLSEPLLDACEQRAGLLLRCEAAQQYRWMLEEFRVSLFAQNLGTRVPVSEKRLREQWERVAAWLRTNPH; this comes from the coding sequence GTGACCGCAATCCAGAGAGACGTGACCGACAACCGTTCCATACCTGATATCCAATTTCCCGCAGAGCTGCCGGTGGTGCAGCGGCGGGAGGATATTGCGCGGGCGATAGACCAGCACCAGGTCGTGATCATCGCCGGTGAGACAGGTTCGGGCAAGACCACCCAGATCCCCAAGATCTGCCTGCAGCTGGGTCGTGGGCGTGAGGCCCGTATCGGCCATACCCAGCCCCGCCGGTTGGCGGCGCGCAGTGTGGCCCAGCGCATTGCCCAGGAGCTGAATACGCCGCTGGGCGAATTGGTGGGCTATCAGGTGCGCTTCAACGACAGCGTATCGGAGGCCTCGGCAATCAAGTTGATGACCGATGGCATCCTGCTCGCGGAAATTCGCAGGGACCGGCTTCTGCGCCAGTACGACACGCTGATCATCGACGAGGCGCACGAGCGCAGCCTCAATATCGACTTCCTGCTGGGTTATCTGCACCAGCTGTTACCGCAGCGGCCCGACCTGAAGCTGATCATTACCTCGGCCACGATTGACGTGCACAGCTTTTCCCGCCATTTTTCCGATGCTCCGATCATTGAGGTATCGGGCCGCAGTTATCCGGTGGAAACGCTGTATATCGATCCGGCTGAGGATCGGGATCTTGGATTGCAGCAACAGATCGTCGAGCTGGTGGATGCGATAGAGACTGGCCAGTTCGGGGCCCGTGGCGATGTGTTGGTGTTTCTCTCCGGCGAACGCGATATTCGCGAACTGGCAAAACAGCTGCGGCACAATGACCGTCTCGAAGTATTGCCTCTGTATGCGCGCCTGAGCCAGGCGGAGCAGAGCCGGGTTTTCGACTTGTCGCGGCGCCGCGGGCTGCGGGTGGTGTTGGCAACCAATGTGGCGGAAACCTCGGTCACGGTGCCCGGTATCCGCTTTGTGATCGACCCGGGCGAGGCACGCATCAGCCGCTACAGTTTCCGCACCAAGGTCCAGCGCCTGCCCATCGAGGCCATTTCCCGCGCCAGCGCCAATCAGCGCCAGGGGCGCTGCGGTCGCCTGGGTCCAGGAGTCTGTATCCGCTTGTACTCCGAGGCTGACTTTCTGGCGCGGCCCGAATTCACCGATCCCGAGATACTGCGTACCAGCCTGGCTGCGGTGATCCTGCAGATGTTGCAGCTCGGCCTGGGGGAGGTGCAGCGTTTCCCGTTCATCAATCCACCGGACCCGCGCATGGTGCGCGACGGCTACAAGCTGCTGGAGGAGCTGGGCGCGGTCAGCGCCCGGGGCAAGCTCACCGGCACTGGCAAACAGATGGCGCGCCTGCCGGTGGACCCACGGCTGGCGCGCATGGTATTGGCGGGCCGCCAGTTTGGCTGTCTGGACGAGATTCTGGTCATCGCCGCCGCGCTGGCGATCCAGGATCCGCGGGAGCGACCGGCCGACAAACAACAACAGGCAGACCAGATGCATGCCCGCTTCCGGCACCCGCGCTCGGATTTCATGGCCTGGCTGGCCCTGTGGCAGTACTACGAGGAGCAGCGCCAGAATCTGAGTCAGAGCCAGTTGCGCAAACTCTGCCAGCGCGAATTCCTGTCCTTTCTGCGGCTGCGTGAATGGCGCGACCTGCATGCCCAGCTGCGTATTGCCTGCCGTCAACTGGGCCTGCCGGCCGGCAGCGGGCCCGGAGCAACGGCAGCGGAGGAGCTTCCCTACGAGGGCATCCACCGGGCCCTGCTGGCCGGTCTGCTGTCCAATATTGCCCAGCACCTGGAGGACCGGGACTATCTGGGCAGCCGCAATCGCAAGCTGCAGATCTTTCCCGGTTCGGCCTTGGGACGGCAGCGACCGAAGTGGCTGGTGGCCGCGGAAATCGTCGAAACTTCGCGGATATTCGCCCGGGGTGTCGGCAGTATCGAGCCCGCCTGGGTGCTGGATACCAACCCTGCGCTGTTGAAATACCACTACTACGAACCGCGCTGGGAGGCGCGCAAGGGTCGGGCAATGGCCTGGGAAAGGGTGACCCTGTACGGCCTGGTGGTCGCCGATCGGCGCCCGGTCCACTACGGCCCGATCAATCCCGTGGAGGCACGCGAACTGCTGATCCGGGAGGGCCTGATCGGTGCGCGCCTGCCCCGGCATCCCGCCTTTCTCAAGCACAACCAGCGTTTGCTGAGGGAGCTGGAGGATATGGAGGCGCGGGTGCGGCGCCGCGATCTGCTCGCGGATGAGCAGGTCCTGTTTGGCTTCTATGATGAGCGCCTGCCGGCGAACCTGACCACGGCGGAGCAGTTGCGGACCTGGCTGGCCACCGAGCCAGCCGCCGACCGCGAGTTGCGGGTGCCGCGGGAGTTGCTGCTGGCGCGTGATCCGGGCGCCGGACTGGAGCAGCAGTTTCCGGACCGGCTGCGCTGGGAGGATGTGGACTACCGCCTCAGCTACCAGTTCGAGCCGGGCCAGGTTGGCGACGGGGTATCGGTCACGGTTCCGGTGGGCCTGCTCAACCGGGTACCGCGGTTCCGGTTTGACTGGCTGGTGCCGGGGCTGCTGCGTGACAAGTGTATCCAGTTGGTCAAGAGCCTGCCGAAAAGCAAGCGCAAACAACTGGTGCCGGTACCCGACTATGTCGATCGTGCCCTGGCCGCGCTGGAACCGGATAATATCGATCTTTACGCCGCGCTGGCTGCACAGCTGACCCGCCTGGGCGGAGTGTCCCTGCAGGCGGGGGACTGGGCACGGGACAAATTGGACCCTTTTTACCGGATGAACATCCGCGTGGTGGATGCGAATGGTCGTTTGCTGACCCAGGGACGCGACCTGGATGCCCTGATCGAGGCATTTCGCAGTGACACCCGCGACACCATCGCCACCGCGGCGCCGGCCCGCAGTCCGGCGCGGCAGGATATCACTGGATGGGATCTGGGCACGCTACCGCGGGAATGGCGTTTTCGTCAGGCCGGCGTCGACATCGTGTCCTGGCCGGCACTGGTGGATCACGGGGAGTCGGTGGCAATCGAGCTCAGCGACTATCCTGGCCTGGCATGGTTGCAGCACCGTCTGGGTGTGTTGCGCCTGCTGCAGCTGCAGCGCCGGCAACAGGTGAAGTACCTGCGCAAGCAACTGTTACAGGGAAACGAAACCAGCCTGCTGCTGGCCGGCGCGGGGCAACAGCGGTCCCAACTGGTGGACGACATGATCGATGCGGCCTTTCTGCAGCTGTCGGGTGCGAGTGCAGTCGGGGAGGCGTCGTTGCCCTATACCGAGGCGGCCTTCAATGAAGCGTTGCAGCAGTGCGAGGGCGTGGTTGAACGCGCCGGGGAGCTGGAGGGCAACCTGCTCAATGCATTGCGGCCGCTGGCGGAGCTGCAGCCGCTGCTGGCGCGCTACGCGGACCCGGCCTGGGCTGTACCACTGGCGGATGTGAAACAGCAACTGGCTGCGTTGTGGCAGCCGGGATTCCAGCGCGACAGTCCGGCCCAATGGCTGGCCCAGTTACCCCGCTACATGAAGGCATTGCGGTTGCGGCTGGAGCGTCTCAACGGCCAGCTGGAGCGGGATGTGGGGCACACCGAAATGCTGCAGCGGCTGTCCGAGCCACTGCTGGATGCCTGTGAGCAACGCGCCGGGTTGTTGCTGCGCTGCGAGGCGGCGCAGCAGTACCGCTGGATGCTGGAGGAGTTCCGGGTGTCCCTGTTCGCCCAGAACCTGGGTACGCGTGTGCCGGTTTCTGAAAAACGCCTGCGGGAGCAGTGGGAGCGGGTTGCGGCCTGGCTGCGGACCAATCCGCATTGA
- a CDS encoding AMP-binding protein — translation MPDSNAEQVQHHIDAAYRELGIDPGVDLGRFDNLVHMAEHAFSEHPDEAAFSSLGHTLSFRNLDRLSNQFASWIQHASDLQPGDRIAVQLPNLLQYPVVVLGALRAGLVVVNTNPLYSERELEHQLNDAGVKALVVLANVASTAAAVLPRTSVEKVLVTELADLHPPLRRWLINSVARYVKRMVPAFEIPGAIGLNRALKLGARQPARRVPAPRDGLAMLQYTGGTTGIAKGAMLSHSNLVANVLQVDDFMVTQPLGPEDCTLLQPLPVYHIYAFMTCIYSMVNGKHMVLVPNPRDLSSVVKAMARYRPAIFFGLNTLFVALCNNAAFRKLDFSALKVTMSGGMALSHAAAHHWEKVTGCGISEGYGLTETSPVVSANPGTRRILGTIGLPLPGTAVKVVDEQDRELPVGEPGELCVRGPQVMQGYWQRPEETAAALDAEGWFRTGDIAIIREDGYLQIVDRKKDMILVSGFNVYPNEIEDVLYEHEDVLECAAVGIPDETAGEAIKMFVVSASGKLTADEVKDFCRRSLAAYKVPRQVEFRTELPKTNVGKILRRELRDQA, via the coding sequence ATGCCGGATTCCAATGCGGAGCAAGTACAGCATCATATAGATGCGGCGTACCGGGAGCTGGGTATCGACCCCGGTGTGGATCTCGGTCGCTTTGACAACCTGGTGCACATGGCGGAGCACGCCTTCAGCGAACACCCTGACGAGGCAGCTTTTAGCAGCCTGGGCCACACCCTCAGCTTCCGGAACCTCGACCGTCTCTCCAATCAGTTCGCGAGCTGGATTCAGCATGCCTCGGATTTGCAGCCGGGCGATCGTATCGCGGTGCAGCTGCCCAATCTGCTGCAATACCCGGTCGTTGTTCTCGGCGCCCTGCGGGCGGGTCTTGTGGTGGTCAATACCAATCCGCTCTACAGCGAGCGCGAACTCGAGCACCAGCTGAATGATGCCGGCGTCAAGGCACTGGTGGTGCTGGCCAATGTGGCCTCCACCGCGGCCGCGGTGCTGCCGCGCACCAGTGTGGAAAAGGTGCTGGTGACCGAGTTGGCAGACCTGCACCCGCCGCTCCGGCGCTGGCTGATAAACAGCGTCGCCCGCTATGTCAAGCGCATGGTGCCGGCCTTCGAGATACCCGGCGCCATCGGTCTCAACAGGGCCCTGAAGCTGGGCGCGCGCCAGCCTGCCAGGCGTGTGCCAGCCCCCCGGGACGGGCTGGCGATGCTGCAGTACACCGGCGGCACCACCGGCATCGCCAAGGGGGCAATGCTGTCCCACAGCAACCTGGTTGCAAACGTCCTGCAGGTGGATGATTTCATGGTCACCCAGCCGTTGGGACCGGAGGATTGCACCCTGCTGCAACCCTTGCCCGTCTATCACATCTACGCTTTCATGACCTGCATTTATTCCATGGTCAACGGCAAGCACATGGTACTGGTGCCCAATCCGCGTGACCTGTCTTCGGTGGTGAAAGCCATGGCCAGGTATCGGCCGGCCATTTTCTTTGGCCTCAACACACTGTTTGTCGCCCTGTGCAATAACGCGGCCTTCCGGAAGCTGGATTTTTCTGCTCTCAAGGTCACCATGTCCGGGGGCATGGCGTTGAGCCACGCGGCGGCGCATCACTGGGAGAAGGTGACGGGCTGTGGCATTTCGGAAGGCTATGGGCTTACCGAAACCTCGCCGGTGGTTTCGGCCAATCCGGGAACTCGCAGGATTCTCGGCACCATCGGGCTGCCGCTGCCGGGCACCGCTGTCAAGGTCGTGGATGAGCAGGATCGGGAGCTGCCGGTGGGTGAGCCTGGCGAGCTCTGCGTGCGCGGGCCACAAGTCATGCAGGGCTACTGGCAGCGACCCGAGGAAACCGCTGCGGCATTGGATGCCGAAGGCTGGTTCCGTACCGGCGATATCGCGATCATCCGCGAGGACGGTTACCTGCAGATCGTCGATCGCAAGAAAGACATGATTCTGGTGTCCGGCTTCAATGTCTACCCCAATGAGATCGAAGACGTGCTTTATGAGCACGAGGATGTGCTGGAATGCGCGGCGGTGGGCATTCCGGATGAGACTGCCGGTGAAGCGATCAAGATGTTCGTGGTCAGCGCCTCCGGAAAACTGACGGCAGACGAGGTGAAGGATTTTTGCCGCCGCAGCCTGGCTGCCTACAAGGTGCCGCGCCAGGTCGAGTTTCGCACCGAACTGCCCAAGACCAATGTCGGCAAGATTCTGCGCCGGGAGCTTCGCGACCAGGCGTGA
- a CDS encoding MaoC/PaaZ C-terminal domain-containing protein codes for MATVHNHTFDEISLGQTATVTHDVTQRDIRLFAAASGDLNPLHLDPDYAAGTVFGECIAHGMFTGALISAALAMQLPGPGTVYLGQSLKFRLPVKVGDRLTIILEVTAKEARRRQVTLDCRVSNQAGKLVASGTAEVMAPAIRETVTLPELGLDN; via the coding sequence ATGGCCACCGTGCACAACCATACCTTCGACGAAATCAGTCTCGGCCAGACGGCCACCGTGACCCACGACGTGACCCAGAGGGATATCCGCTTGTTCGCCGCCGCCTCGGGGGATCTCAACCCCCTGCATCTGGACCCGGATTATGCAGCAGGCACAGTATTCGGCGAATGTATCGCCCACGGGATGTTTACCGGCGCACTGATTTCCGCTGCGCTGGCAATGCAACTGCCAGGCCCCGGCACTGTCTACCTGGGCCAGTCGCTGAAGTTCCGCCTGCCTGTCAAGGTGGGCGACCGCCTGACGATCATCCTCGAAGTCACGGCCAAGGAAGCTCGTCGCCGGCAGGTCACCCTGGATTGCCGGGTCAGCAATCAGGCCGGCAAGCTGGTGGCCAGCGGCACCGCCGAGGTGATGGCTCCGGCAATCCGGGAAACGGTGACATTACCGGAACTTGGGCTGGACAATTGA